One part of the Candidatus Tumulicola sp. genome encodes these proteins:
- a CDS encoding DUF4760 domain-containing protein has protein sequence MSLEIINTFGTVTTVVIVAATAIAALVQLRHLRAGNQITALLAIQNELDSPDFREAELMLRHDLPHALEDPAFCAYCVAEAKRERPTSDQDHVRIRQASVLIANTYENLGALVKNGIFDRALFLDIYGWVVLNNWDLLDGFIAITRATTGNETIFENFEYIAAISRRYLDERPVTYPPGIPRLELHLPRAAAKLVT, from the coding sequence ATGTCGCTCGAAATCATCAATACCTTTGGGACCGTTACAACGGTTGTCATCGTGGCCGCCACCGCGATCGCCGCGCTGGTGCAACTACGCCACCTGCGCGCGGGAAATCAAATCACTGCGCTGCTCGCCATTCAAAACGAATTGGATAGTCCGGATTTTCGTGAGGCGGAGCTGATGCTTCGCCACGATCTCCCGCATGCGCTCGAAGATCCAGCGTTTTGCGCTTACTGCGTGGCAGAAGCCAAGAGGGAACGTCCGACGAGCGATCAAGATCACGTCCGTATCCGGCAAGCGTCGGTTCTCATCGCCAACACGTACGAGAATCTCGGCGCACTCGTCAAGAATGGGATCTTCGACCGAGCCCTCTTTCTCGATATCTACGGCTGGGTGGTTCTCAACAATTGGGATCTCCTCGATGGCTTTATCGCGATCACTCGCGCGACCACCGGAAATGAAACCATTTTCGAGAACTTCGAATACATCGCGGCGATCTCGCGCCGCTACCTCGATGAGCGCCCGGTCACGTACCCGCCCGGCATACCGCGGCTCGAGCTTCATCTCCCCCGAGCCGCGGCCAAACTCGTGACTTAG